A section of the Paenibacillus aurantius genome encodes:
- a CDS encoding twin-arginine translocase TatA/TatE family subunit has translation MFNNIGISGLVIILLITLVVFGPSKLPLLGRAVGDTLREFRNSTKGMVEEATLEEGKTEKKTWE, from the coding sequence ATGTTTAACAACATAGGCATTTCCGGCCTGGTGATCATTCTGCTCATCACCCTCGTCGTATTCGGGCCGTCCAAGCTGCCGCTCCTCGGAAGAGCGGTAGGCGACACCTTGCGGGAGTTCCGCAATTCCACCAAAGGAATGGTGGAGGAAGCGACGCTGGAGGAAGGCAAGACGGAGAAGAAGACTTGGGAATAG
- the tatC gene encoding twin-arginine translocase subunit TatC: protein MEAKEMVGHLTELRRRLLIAAAWFLLMLVAGLYVSPHLLRYIQSQPAAVPIEWNVFGFTDGLAIYMKCAFVFAALFTLPVLMYQVWHFVRPGLTEEEARGTLLYVPASFVLFGIGLTFSYLVAFPMMVGFMKKLNGSIGAVETYGIDKYFTFLFHTVVPLGFAFEMPLVVLFLTRLGLLTPERLKATRKYAYVGLAVLGTCISPPDFVSHLSVTIPLILLFEVSTAVAGRYYRRRLSAVPTP from the coding sequence ATGGAAGCGAAGGAGATGGTGGGGCATCTAACCGAGCTCCGGCGGAGGCTGCTCATTGCCGCGGCGTGGTTCCTGCTGATGCTGGTGGCGGGACTGTATGTCTCGCCCCATCTGCTGCGGTACATCCAATCGCAGCCTGCCGCGGTTCCCATCGAGTGGAACGTGTTCGGCTTTACCGACGGACTGGCCATCTATATGAAATGCGCGTTTGTCTTTGCGGCTTTGTTTACCCTCCCGGTGCTTATGTACCAGGTCTGGCATTTTGTCCGGCCGGGTCTCACGGAAGAAGAAGCCAGGGGAACGCTCCTGTACGTGCCCGCCTCGTTCGTGCTGTTCGGGATTGGACTTACGTTCAGCTACCTCGTGGCGTTTCCCATGATGGTCGGCTTCATGAAGAAGCTGAACGGCAGCATCGGAGCGGTGGAAACGTACGGGATCGACAAATACTTCACGTTCCTGTTCCACACGGTGGTCCCGCTCGGCTTTGCCTTCGAGATGCCGCTTGTGGTGCTCTTCCTGACCCGGCTCGGGCTGCTGACGCCCGAGCGGCTGAAGGCTACACGCAAATATGCTTACGTGGGACTGGCCGTGCTCGGCACCTGCATTTCGCCGCCGGATTTCGTTTCCCATCTGTCCGTGACCATTCCGCTTATTCTGCTGTTTGAGGTTAGTACGGCCGTGGCGGGAAGGTACTACCGCCGCCGTTTGTCGGCTGTCCCCACTCCATGA
- a CDS encoding GMC family oxidoreductase, producing the protein MATKLPKVPVVIVGMGWAGTIIASELTKAGTKVVGLERGKNRSTQDYFMVHDELRYAQRYEMMQDLSRETITFRNTEKVKSLPMRSYGSFLMGDGLGGAGIHWNGQNFRFLPYDFEIYSKTVERYGKKKIPDGMQLQDWGITYDQLEPYFDKFEKMAGISGEKEQNPMVGKRSAPFPVGPMKKSPMMKMFEDASKKLGFHPYVIPSANLADAYTNSDGISRAACQYCGFCERFGCEYGAKADPVVTVLPVAQKTGNLEVRTFSNVIRVLHTGSKATGVVYVNTMTGEEFEQPADVVVLTSYVFNNVRLLLTSKLGKPYDPQAGTGVIGKNYAYQIVGGQTVGYYDDKEFNLYMGAGALGSAIDDFNGDNFDHGSLNFLHGANIRITQTGMRPIANNPTPNGTPKWGKAFKQASIKYANRNLVVATQGSNMAWRHHYLDLDPTYKDVYGLPLLRLTYDFEDQDKELVKFMATKTSAIMKEMKPTKQETANVITTYNIVPYQSTHNTGGVIMGADPGTSAVNSYLQMWDADNVFVVGASAFPHNSGYNPTGTVGALAYRAADGLLQYLKKGGGSLV; encoded by the coding sequence ATGGCTACCAAATTGCCCAAGGTTCCGGTCGTCATCGTCGGGATGGGCTGGGCGGGAACGATTATCGCGTCGGAGCTGACGAAGGCGGGAACGAAGGTCGTCGGCCTGGAGCGCGGCAAAAACCGCAGCACCCAGGACTATTTCATGGTTCACGATGAGCTTCGCTATGCTCAGCGGTATGAAATGATGCAGGACCTTTCCCGGGAAACCATCACGTTCCGTAACACTGAGAAAGTGAAATCGCTGCCGATGAGGTCTTACGGTTCTTTCCTGATGGGAGACGGGCTTGGAGGCGCAGGAATTCACTGGAACGGGCAAAATTTCCGCTTCCTCCCGTATGATTTCGAGATCTACTCGAAGACGGTGGAGCGCTACGGCAAGAAGAAGATCCCGGACGGGATGCAGCTGCAGGACTGGGGCATAACCTATGACCAGCTGGAGCCTTATTTCGATAAGTTTGAGAAAATGGCGGGCATTTCCGGTGAGAAGGAACAGAATCCGATGGTGGGTAAGCGCTCCGCCCCTTTCCCGGTTGGTCCGATGAAGAAGTCGCCGATGATGAAAATGTTCGAGGACGCCTCGAAAAAGCTCGGGTTTCACCCTTATGTGATCCCTTCCGCCAATCTGGCGGACGCCTACACGAACTCGGACGGCATCTCCCGGGCGGCCTGCCAGTACTGCGGGTTCTGCGAACGCTTCGGCTGTGAATACGGAGCGAAGGCGGACCCGGTCGTTACCGTGCTGCCCGTCGCCCAGAAGACCGGGAATCTGGAGGTTCGTACGTTCTCGAACGTAATCCGGGTGCTGCACACCGGGAGCAAGGCGACCGGCGTCGTGTATGTCAACACGATGACCGGGGAGGAATTCGAGCAGCCTGCGGACGTGGTCGTTCTGACGAGCTATGTCTTTAATAACGTGAGACTGCTGCTGACCTCCAAGCTCGGCAAACCCTACGACCCGCAGGCCGGTACCGGGGTCATCGGCAAGAACTACGCCTACCAGATTGTCGGCGGCCAGACGGTCGGCTACTATGACGACAAAGAATTTAACCTGTACATGGGAGCGGGTGCCCTGGGCAGCGCCATTGACGATTTCAACGGGGATAACTTTGACCATGGGAGCTTGAATTTCCTCCATGGGGCGAACATTCGGATCACCCAGACGGGCATGAGACCCATCGCCAATAACCCGACTCCGAATGGAACGCCCAAATGGGGCAAAGCTTTCAAGCAGGCGTCCATCAAGTACGCGAACCGCAATCTCGTTGTAGCGACCCAAGGGTCGAACATGGCGTGGAGGCATCATTATCTGGACCTGGATCCTACTTACAAGGATGTATACGGTCTGCCGCTGCTTCGCCTGACATACGACTTTGAGGACCAGGACAAGGAATTGGTTAAGTTCATGGCTACCAAAACCAGTGCGATCATGAAGGAAATGAAGCCGACCAAGCAGGAAACGGCCAATGTCATCACGACCTACAACATCGTCCCGTACCAGTCCACTCACAATACGGGCGGGGTCATCATGGGAGCCGATCCGGGCACTTCGGCGGTAAACAGCTACCTGCAGATGTGGGATGCGGATAATGTCTTCGTGGTCGGAGCTTCGGCTTTCCCGCACAACAGCGGATACAACCCGACGGGGACGGTGGGAGCGCTCGCGTACCGGGCGGCCGATGGTCTTCTCCAGTATTTGAAAAAAGGCGGAGGCTCGCTCGTCTAG
- a CDS encoding gluconate 2-dehydrogenase subunit 3 family protein: MADETKEPTGGTPGDSPRRPPDESRRSFLKVSGAAVGGVVAGGVIGGLIGNAIGRKNKPQQGGGGGAAPAPAKDFNQALMFFTQDQFRIAEAAAERIFPKDDLGPGAKELGVAYFIDHQMAGQYGMNGKDYMMGPFSKAEATQGYQASFKRHELITMGLEALNEYSQKKYSVNFPELKEDQQDEVLTAFEKGQGVLLKDVPGSLFFNLFRSLTIEGAYADPLYGGNKGMGGWKMKGYPGDQMAYIDKIEKDGFIKMDPASLHDHMGH; this comes from the coding sequence ATGGCTGACGAAACAAAAGAACCTACCGGAGGGACACCGGGAGACTCCCCCCGGCGGCCGCCCGATGAATCCCGTCGAAGCTTCCTGAAAGTTTCAGGGGCTGCGGTAGGTGGAGTGGTGGCAGGCGGGGTCATCGGGGGGCTTATCGGGAACGCTATCGGCCGAAAGAACAAGCCCCAGCAAGGGGGAGGCGGCGGAGCGGCACCCGCTCCGGCCAAAGACTTCAACCAGGCGTTAATGTTCTTCACCCAGGATCAGTTCCGGATTGCGGAAGCGGCCGCGGAGCGCATATTCCCGAAGGATGATCTGGGACCGGGCGCCAAGGAACTCGGCGTCGCCTATTTCATCGACCACCAGATGGCCGGGCAGTACGGCATGAACGGGAAGGACTACATGATGGGTCCCTTCTCCAAGGCGGAAGCCACCCAGGGCTATCAGGCGAGCTTTAAGCGGCATGAGCTGATCACCATGGGGCTCGAGGCTCTGAACGAGTACAGCCAGAAGAAATATTCCGTGAACTTTCCGGAGCTGAAGGAAGATCAGCAGGATGAGGTGCTGACAGCCTTTGAGAAGGGACAAGGGGTGCTGCTGAAGGATGTGCCGGGCAGCCTGTTCTTCAACCTGTTCCGGTCGCTTACGATTGAGGGAGCTTATGCGGATCCGCTGTACGGCGGAAATAAGGGCATGGGGGGCTGGAAGATGAAGGGCTATCCGGGAGACCAGATGGCTTACATCGACAAGATCGAGAAGGATGGCTTCATCAAGATGGATCCCGCCAGTCTGCATGATCATATGGGACATTAA
- a CDS encoding c-type cytochrome, which translates to MMSKSRWAGLSVSVLLALSLSACGGNKQGASPSPGGGAATPGGTTGGATVDAQAVYKANCVTCHGDNLEGRMGGNTNLTKVGGRKSKDQITAQITNGGNGMPAFGSKLKPDEISALADWLAAKK; encoded by the coding sequence ATGATGTCAAAAAGCAGATGGGCCGGCCTATCCGTATCCGTTCTTCTCGCTCTGTCCCTCTCCGCTTGCGGAGGGAATAAGCAGGGAGCAAGTCCGAGCCCCGGAGGCGGCGCCGCTACGCCAGGGGGTACGACCGGCGGCGCTACGGTGGATGCCCAAGCCGTTTACAAAGCGAACTGCGTAACCTGCCACGGGGACAACCTGGAGGGCCGCATGGGCGGCAACACTAACCTGACGAAGGTAGGGGGACGGAAATCCAAGGACCAGATTACCGCCCAGATCACGAACGGGGGCAACGGCATGCCGGCCTTCGGCAGCAAGCTGAAGCCGGACGAGATCTCCGCCTTGGCGGACTGGCTCGCGGCCAAGAAATAA
- a CDS encoding glutamate synthase subunit beta: MGKPTGFLEYKREVPKEDDPLLRVSHYREFHERMPEEKLRVQGARCMDCGIPFCHTGKLISGMASGCPVNNLIPEWNDLVYRGQWREALDRLHKTNNFPEFTGRVCPAPCEGSCTVGLNDSAVTIKTIERSIVDRGFDEGWIVPEPPEKRTGKKVAVIGSGPSGLAAAAQLNKAGHSVTVFERNDRIGGLLMYGIPNMKLDKKIVQRRIGLMAAEGVTFITNTEVGVNYPVERLKEEFDAIVLCGGATKGRDLPIEGRELKGIHLAMEFLHKNTKSLLDSNHEDQAYISAKDKDVIVIGGGDTGTDCVGTSIRHGCKSVTQFEIMPKAPEKRAANNPWPEWPKVYKMDYGQEEAAAKFGGDPRQYLINTKKFVGDENGNLKELHTVLVEWKKDDNGRFFPAEVPGSEKVYPAQLVLLAMGFLGPENQLLDQLGVEKDERSNAKAEKGKYATNVEGVFAAGDMRRGQSLVVWAINEGREAARECDRFLMGATNLP, encoded by the coding sequence ATGGGTAAACCGACAGGATTTCTAGAATACAAGCGCGAAGTTCCCAAGGAAGACGATCCGCTTCTTCGGGTAAGCCATTACCGGGAATTCCACGAGCGTATGCCGGAGGAGAAGCTTCGCGTGCAGGGAGCACGCTGCATGGACTGCGGCATCCCGTTTTGCCACACGGGCAAGCTGATCAGCGGAATGGCTTCCGGCTGCCCGGTGAACAACCTCATTCCCGAGTGGAATGACCTGGTGTACCGCGGCCAGTGGAGGGAAGCGCTCGACCGGCTGCACAAGACGAACAATTTCCCGGAATTCACCGGACGCGTCTGCCCCGCTCCTTGCGAAGGCTCGTGTACGGTGGGCCTGAACGATTCGGCCGTTACGATTAAGACGATCGAGCGGAGCATCGTGGACAGAGGCTTCGACGAAGGCTGGATCGTTCCCGAGCCGCCGGAGAAACGCACCGGCAAGAAGGTGGCTGTCATCGGCTCCGGCCCGTCCGGACTCGCCGCCGCGGCCCAGCTGAACAAGGCCGGCCACAGCGTGACGGTGTTCGAGCGCAACGACCGCATCGGCGGTCTGCTCATGTACGGCATCCCGAACATGAAGCTCGACAAGAAGATCGTGCAGCGCCGGATCGGCCTGATGGCCGCGGAGGGCGTGACCTTCATCACGAACACCGAGGTCGGGGTGAACTACCCGGTGGAGCGGCTGAAGGAAGAATTCGACGCCATCGTGCTTTGCGGCGGAGCCACGAAGGGCCGCGACCTTCCGATCGAGGGCCGCGAACTGAAGGGCATCCATCTGGCGATGGAGTTTCTGCACAAGAATACGAAGAGCCTGCTGGATTCGAATCACGAGGACCAAGCGTACATCTCGGCAAAGGATAAGGACGTGATCGTCATCGGCGGCGGGGACACGGGGACCGACTGCGTGGGCACCTCCATCCGCCACGGCTGCAAGTCCGTGACCCAGTTCGAGATCATGCCGAAGGCCCCGGAGAAGCGGGCGGCGAACAACCCTTGGCCGGAATGGCCGAAGGTGTACAAGATGGATTACGGCCAGGAGGAAGCCGCAGCCAAATTTGGCGGCGACCCGCGCCAGTACCTCATCAACACGAAGAAATTCGTTGGCGATGAGAACGGGAACCTGAAGGAGCTGCACACCGTGCTCGTCGAGTGGAAGAAGGACGACAACGGCCGCTTCTTCCCGGCGGAAGTTCCGGGCAGCGAGAAGGTCTACCCGGCACAGCTCGTGCTTCTGGCTATGGGCTTCCTCGGACCGGAGAACCAGCTGCTCGACCAGCTCGGCGTCGAGAAAGACGAGCGCTCCAACGCGAAGGCCGAGAAGGGCAAGTACGCCACGAACGTAGAGGGCGTCTTTGCCGCCGGCGACATGCGTCGCGGCCAGAGCCTCGTCGTCTGGGCGATCAACGAAGGCCGCGAGGCGGCGCGCGAGTGCGACCGGTTTTTGATGGGCGCGACGAATTTGCCGTAA
- the gltB gene encoding glutamate synthase large subunit → MKLTGLPPKQGLYDPQFEHDACGIGFVANIKGRPSHEIVRQALTVLCNLDHRGGQGSESNTGDGAGILMQIPHSYFSRACGELDISLPEPGAYGVGMVFLPQDEEARQASEILLENIVREEGQLVLGWRTVPVDNSTLGESAVSAEPCVRQIFIGANGLAEDDLAFERKLYVIRKRSEHAIRQVQGAESFYYASLSSRTIVYKGMLTPEQVDHYYTELQDPSLESALALVHSRFSTNTFPSWERAHPYRYLIHNGEINTLRGNVNWMRARQAVCETDLFGEDFKKLIPIMEEEGSDSQIFDNVLEFLMLSGRSLPHAAMMMIPEPWSKHESMDAAKRAFYQYHSCLMEPWDGPAAISFTDGRQIGAVLDRNGLRPARYYVTSDDLIVLASEAGVMNIPPDRIVRKDRLQPGRMLLVDTVEGRIVADEEIKERIVGEHPYQEWLQEYLVSLEDLPEAGEVPGVDHDTVLQRQLAFGYSFEVLRKILEPMAKNGVDPIGSMGNDAPLAVLSDRPQLLYNYFKQLFAQVTNPPIDSNFEEIITAQETTIGAEGNLIQPAPESCRQIRIKTPILTNDELAKLKHVSRQGHKAVTLSMLYPVADGAAGLEQALEELYAEADRAIADGATLLILSDRGIEASRAAIPALLAVSGTHHHLIREGTRTKVGIVVESGEPREVHHFALLIGYGAGAINPYLALETLDDMIRQNLLKDTTHEKAVYNYIKAATKGVVKVLAKMGISTIQSYRGAQIFEAIGLNRALVDKYFTWTASRVEGIGLDVIARESEMRHERAFSPQEGVDPVLDTGGDLQYRVNAEEHLYTPETIHALQTAVRTNNYSMYKTFAGFLQRDSEKQFNLRGLLKFKKNRRPVPIEDVEPVEEIFKRFKTGAMSYGSISKEAHEALAIAMNRIGGRSNTGEGGEHPDRFTPDANGDLRRSAIKQVASGRFGVTSSYLVNADEIQIKMAQGAKPGEGGQLPGTKVYPWVAEVRGVTPGVGLISPPPHHDIYSIEDLAELIHDLKNANPRARISVKLVSEVGVGTIAAGVAKGKADVVLISGYEGGTGASPQTSIRHAGLPWELGLAETHQTLVLNDLRSRITVETDGKLLTGRDVVVAALLGAEEFGFATTPLIGLGCIMMRVCHLDTCPVGVATQNPELRKRFAGDPQHVVNLMHFIAQDVRELMAELGFRTIEEMVGRTDALEPKQAVAHWKAKGVDLSALLHRPDVPDSVGQFCSQEQDHRLDRSLDMTRLIPISKPALENKEHVHAILPIHNTNRVVGTILGSEVTRRYGLEGLPHDTIRLHFNGSAGQSFGAYVPNGITLSLEGDANDYVGKGLSGGKLAIFPPERSSFVPEENIIIGNVAFYGATNGDAYIRGRAGERFCVRNSGVRAVVEGVGDHGCEYMTGGRVVVLGPTGRNFAAGMSGGIAYVYDADGQFRSRLNAEMVHVEPITEFYEVNEVRTLIRNHHKFTSSTVAHRILENWEEEVFNFVKVIPKDYKRMFEAIERGKKAGLDNDQAIMVAFEENTKDVSRVSGN, encoded by the coding sequence ATGAAACTTACCGGATTGCCTCCAAAGCAGGGATTGTACGATCCGCAGTTCGAGCATGACGCATGCGGAATCGGGTTCGTAGCGAACATCAAGGGAAGACCTTCACATGAGATCGTCCGCCAGGCGCTAACGGTTCTATGCAACTTGGACCACCGCGGCGGTCAAGGAAGCGAGAGCAATACGGGGGACGGGGCGGGCATTCTGATGCAGATCCCTCATTCCTACTTCAGCCGGGCTTGCGGGGAGCTCGACATCTCCCTTCCGGAGCCGGGGGCTTACGGGGTGGGAATGGTTTTCCTGCCTCAGGATGAAGAAGCCCGTCAGGCAAGCGAGATCCTCTTGGAGAATATCGTGAGGGAGGAAGGCCAGCTGGTACTTGGCTGGAGAACCGTACCCGTGGATAATTCGACGTTGGGCGAGTCGGCCGTTTCGGCGGAGCCCTGCGTGCGCCAGATCTTTATCGGGGCGAATGGCTTGGCGGAGGACGACCTGGCCTTCGAACGCAAGCTCTATGTTATCCGCAAGCGGTCCGAGCATGCGATCCGTCAAGTGCAGGGAGCCGAATCCTTCTACTATGCGAGCTTGTCCTCCCGGACGATCGTCTACAAGGGAATGCTGACGCCCGAGCAAGTGGACCATTATTATACCGAGCTGCAGGACCCGTCCCTCGAATCGGCCCTTGCGCTCGTTCACTCCCGTTTCAGCACGAACACCTTCCCGAGCTGGGAGCGTGCTCATCCTTACCGCTATCTGATACATAACGGGGAAATCAACACCCTGCGCGGCAACGTCAACTGGATGCGTGCCCGCCAGGCCGTGTGCGAGACCGATTTGTTCGGAGAGGACTTCAAGAAGCTGATCCCGATCATGGAAGAAGAGGGCAGCGACTCCCAGATTTTTGACAATGTGCTCGAGTTTCTGATGCTGTCCGGGCGTTCCCTGCCTCATGCGGCCATGATGATGATTCCGGAGCCGTGGTCGAAGCATGAATCGATGGATGCCGCCAAAAGAGCCTTCTACCAATACCACAGCTGCCTCATGGAGCCGTGGGACGGACCGGCTGCCATCTCCTTCACGGACGGCCGGCAGATCGGTGCGGTGCTGGACCGCAACGGGCTGAGACCGGCCCGTTATTACGTCACGAGCGACGACCTGATCGTCCTCGCGTCCGAAGCGGGCGTCATGAACATCCCGCCGGACCGCATCGTCCGCAAAGACCGGCTCCAGCCGGGCCGGATGCTTCTGGTGGACACCGTGGAAGGCCGCATCGTAGCGGATGAAGAAATCAAGGAGCGCATCGTGGGCGAGCACCCTTACCAGGAATGGCTTCAAGAGTACCTGGTCTCGCTCGAGGACCTGCCGGAAGCGGGCGAAGTACCGGGAGTCGATCACGACACGGTGCTGCAGCGGCAGCTGGCGTTCGGCTACAGCTTCGAGGTGCTGCGCAAAATTCTCGAGCCCATGGCGAAGAACGGCGTGGACCCGATCGGGTCCATGGGCAATGACGCCCCGCTCGCGGTGCTGTCCGACCGGCCCCAGCTGCTCTACAACTATTTCAAGCAGCTGTTCGCCCAGGTGACCAACCCGCCGATCGACTCCAACTTCGAGGAGATCATCACGGCCCAGGAGACGACCATCGGGGCCGAGGGCAACCTCATTCAGCCGGCGCCCGAAAGCTGCCGCCAGATCCGGATCAAGACGCCGATCCTCACGAACGACGAGCTGGCGAAGCTGAAGCACGTGTCCCGCCAGGGCCACAAGGCAGTCACGCTTTCGATGCTCTATCCGGTTGCCGACGGGGCGGCCGGGCTGGAGCAGGCGCTCGAGGAGCTGTACGCGGAAGCGGACCGGGCGATCGCGGACGGAGCCACGCTTCTGATCCTGTCCGACCGCGGCATCGAGGCGAGCCGGGCGGCCATTCCGGCGCTGCTCGCGGTTTCCGGAACCCACCATCACCTCATCCGCGAAGGAACGCGCACGAAGGTGGGGATTGTCGTCGAGTCGGGCGAGCCGCGCGAGGTGCATCATTTTGCCCTGCTGATCGGCTATGGGGCGGGGGCCATCAACCCTTACCTCGCGCTCGAAACGCTGGATGACATGATCCGGCAGAACCTGCTTAAGGACACGACCCACGAGAAGGCCGTGTACAACTATATCAAAGCCGCTACCAAGGGAGTCGTGAAGGTGCTGGCGAAGATGGGCATTTCCACGATCCAGAGCTACCGCGGCGCCCAGATTTTCGAGGCGATCGGCCTGAACCGGGCGCTTGTCGATAAGTATTTCACCTGGACGGCTTCCCGCGTCGAAGGAATCGGCCTGGATGTCATCGCCCGCGAGTCGGAAATGCGGCATGAGCGTGCGTTCTCGCCGCAGGAAGGCGTGGATCCCGTCCTGGATACGGGGGGCGACCTGCAGTACCGGGTGAACGCGGAGGAGCATCTGTATACGCCGGAGACCATCCATGCCCTGCAGACGGCCGTGCGCACGAACAACTACAGCATGTACAAAACGTTCGCCGGCTTCCTCCAGCGGGATTCCGAGAAGCAGTTCAACCTGCGCGGGCTGTTGAAGTTCAAGAAGAACCGCCGTCCCGTGCCGATTGAGGACGTCGAGCCGGTGGAAGAGATCTTCAAGCGCTTCAAGACCGGTGCGATGTCGTACGGCTCCATCTCGAAGGAAGCCCATGAAGCGCTCGCCATCGCCATGAACCGCATCGGCGGCCGCAGCAACACGGGCGAGGGAGGGGAGCACCCCGACCGCTTCACACCGGATGCGAACGGCGATCTGCGCCGCAGCGCCATCAAGCAGGTGGCGTCGGGACGCTTCGGCGTGACGAGCAGCTATCTCGTCAATGCCGACGAGATCCAGATCAAGATGGCGCAGGGCGCGAAGCCGGGCGAAGGCGGCCAGCTGCCGGGCACGAAGGTGTACCCGTGGGTAGCCGAGGTCCGCGGCGTGACGCCGGGCGTAGGCTTGATTTCGCCGCCGCCGCACCATGACATCTACTCGATCGAGGATCTGGCCGAGCTGATCCACGATCTGAAGAACGCGAACCCGCGGGCCCGCATCAGCGTCAAGCTGGTGTCCGAGGTCGGCGTGGGCACCATTGCCGCCGGCGTGGCCAAGGGCAAGGCCGACGTCGTGCTCATCAGCGGCTACGAGGGCGGCACCGGGGCGTCTCCGCAAACGTCGATCCGCCACGCGGGCCTGCCTTGGGAGCTCGGCCTCGCCGAGACCCACCAGACGCTCGTGCTGAACGACCTGCGGAGCCGCATTACGGTGGAGACCGACGGCAAGCTGCTGACCGGCCGCGACGTCGTGGTCGCCGCCCTGCTCGGAGCCGAGGAATTCGGCTTCGCGACGACGCCGCTTATCGGGCTCGGCTGTATCATGATGCGCGTCTGCCATCTCGATACATGCCCGGTCGGCGTGGCGACGCAGAATCCGGAGCTGCGCAAGCGGTTCGCGGGCGATCCGCAGCACGTCGTGAACCTGATGCATTTTATTGCCCAGGACGTACGCGAGCTTATGGCGGAACTCGGCTTCCGCACCATCGAGGAGATGGTGGGAAGAACCGATGCGCTGGAGCCGAAGCAGGCGGTCGCCCACTGGAAGGCGAAGGGCGTCGACCTGAGTGCGCTGCTGCACCGTCCGGACGTGCCGGATAGTGTGGGACAGTTCTGCAGCCAGGAGCAGGATCACCGGTTGGACCGTTCGCTCGATATGACGCGGCTGATTCCGATCAGCAAGCCGGCGCTCGAGAACAAGGAGCACGTTCATGCGATCCTGCCGATTCATAACACGAACCGCGTCGTCGGGACGATTCTCGGCAGCGAGGTGACCCGCCGCTATGGGCTCGAGGGGCTGCCGCACGACACGATCCGTCTGCATTTCAACGGATCGGCGGGGCAGAGCTTCGGCGCCTACGTGCCGAACGGCATCACGCTTTCGCTCGAAGGCGACGCCAACGACTATGTCGGCAAGGGCCTCTCGGGCGGCAAGCTCGCGATCTTCCCGCCGGAGCGCTCCTCCTTCGTTCCCGAGGAGAACATCATTATCGGGAACGTGGCGTTCTACGGGGCGACGAACGGGGATGCGTACATCCGCGGCCGCGCGGGCGAACGGTTCTGCGTGCGCAACAGCGGCGTGCGCGCCGTTGTCGAGGGCGTGGGCGACCACGGCTGCGAGTACATGACCGGCGGACGCGTGGTCGTGCTGGGCCCGACGGGACGGAATTTTGCCGCAGGGATGTCGGGCGGGATTGCGTACGTCTACGACGCCGACGGCCAGTTCAGGAGCCGCTTGAACGCCGAGATGGTGCACGTCGAGCCGATCACGGAGTTCTATGAAGTAAATGAAGTCCGGACCTTGATCCGCAATCATCATAAATTCACCAGCAGTACGGTCGCACACCGCATTCTTGAGAACTGGGAAGAGGAAGTCTTCAACTTCGTGAAGGTCATTCCGAAGGATTATAAGCGGATGTTCGAAGCGATCGAGCGGGGCAAAAAAGCCGGGCTCGACAACGACCAGGCGATCATGGTCGCCTTCGAGGAAAATACGAAGGACGTTTCCCGCGTAAGCGGAAACTAG